The nucleotide window CAAAAACAGAGGACTTCAAGAAACTCGAGCATGTTCTTGAGGAGATAGAGGAGATTGAGGAGGGTGAGGAATAATTTTTTAAATCCTTGTTTTATCACCTCTTTGTGAGCGGGGGTGCCCGAGCCTGGCCAAAGGGGCCGGACTTAAGATCCGGTGCCGTAGGCTGCGCGGGTTCGAATCCCGCCCCCCGCACCACTTCTTGGGTGATAAAGATGATGCCCATGAATCCCAAACAGCTTAAGAAGCTAATGAAGCAGCTTGATATGAAGCAATTAGATGGTGTTAAGGAGGTTATAATAAAGCTTGAGAATAAGGAGATAGTAATTAAGGAGCCCGTTGTAACTGTTATAAGGGCAATGGGAGAGAAGATGTACCAAATAGCGGGTGGAACGGAAGAGGAAAGGGTAGTTCTAAAGATTTCCGAGGAAGATATAAAACTCGTCATGGAGCAAGCTGGCGTTGATTATGAAACTGCGAAAAAGGCTTTAGAGGAAGCTGGGGGGGATCTGGCGGAGGCCATACTAAGGCTCACCGACCAATGAGTTGACAAGCTTTATTGAGATCTGCCTCTTTATTTCTGGTTCAAGCTCTTCTATGTAGCTTTCGTACTTCTTTATAAAGTCAAGTGCTTCCCTGGGTAGCCTATCTTTCCTTATCAACCTCTTCATTACTTCCCTCAGGAAGCCTATGTTCTTTATCCTTGAAAGCAATGCATCCGCGAGCTCAATTCCAGCGATCACTAGCTTTTCATCATTGCTTTCAATTAGCTCAAGGGCCTTTGAAATTTCTCTCTCCATTATCGAAGAGTACTCCAAGGCCAAATCCGCCAGGACTTTAGCTGAAGTTGACCTCACCCAGGGATTATAGTGGAGGAGGAACTCTTCAAGCTGTGGGATTATTTTCATTGCATCGTCTATCTTTATGTAGCTAGTAGCATTTGATATTACCCATAGAGCGTCGAGCTTCGTTAACAAATCTTCCGAAAGGAATATTCTTATGACGAGCTGGAGAACCTTATAATCAGATTTTGCGAGCTCCAAAACAGCCATGTGTTGTTCCCTTTCGAACATCTCCTTTATTATCTCAACGCTATAATCTTTCACGCTGACTTCTGTTTTCACCTTTTTCTCTTCTCTTCCTTGGAGTATTTCATCGATTTTCTCCTTAGTTTCTTTTCCTATGCTGGAGCTACCTAACATTGCAGAAGCCTTTTCGAGGCTCTCCCTCGATAGGAATTCCCTCCTATCTATTGCAACCTCGATGATCTTGAGGGCGGTACTTCTAACTACTGGATCCTCATCGTTCAAAACATCCAAAGCTAAGTTAAAGGCCTCCTCCATTATCTTTTCGTTCTTCGTTCTAGTCACTATTTCCCTGAGGACTCTTAACGCGGATACTTTCTTTTTCGTTGACTTTCCTTGTAGTATGCCCCTAATCCAGGAGAATATCTTCCTCGCTATCATTATAATCTTGGCACCTAGTGTTGCAACTCCTTCTGCTGCATACTCGTTTATTGGCTCTGGCTTGTTCTCCACAATACCTATGAGGACATCCGAAAGCTCTGAGCTTAGATCCTCTGGAAGGTCCATGAAGTTGATTATCGCGTTTATAGTCTCGACGGTTTGCAATACAACGCTTTCATCTTTGTCATCTAGAAGCCTAATTAAGCTTGGCATCAGTTCTCTAATCTCATTTGTGCTCAACTCTTTTTTCATTGCCAACTTCTTTATGATGTAGAGGGTTCCCTTCTTGACAAGGGGATCTTTTTCCTGGAGTGCCCTTTTAATGACCTCTAACTTCTCCTCCTTCTTTTCCCTCACAATTTCAAGGGCCTTTCTTATCCTCCATCCCTTCAAGTTATCTAGGTATTCATCGTACACACTCATCTTCTCTCCCTTCCTTTAAGGATCGTCGTTAGCAGATCTATTAATGAAGACGCTATCTTCTTTTCATCTTGAGTTAGATCCTTATATATTTCGTTTAGCTTCCCAATAAGGACTCTTATTAACTCTGTATCAACGTTCAGAAAGTTATCGGCCACTAGTGCGTAGAATCCCAGGATTACGGGTCTTATGCTTTTGTCATCGAGTTTTTTGATAGTTAGAATCAAGGTTGCTCTAAATAGCTCTTCGTCGTGGCTGTAAGATAATATCTCTTTAATTATGTTCAACGCTAGCTCAACATCTTCCTTATTGTTTGACCTTAGAAGAGCATCTAGAAGGGGTATGACGTCCATTCTAACCTCGGGGTAGAGCACATATGCTTCGGCAATAGCCTTTATTGCCGTGTTTCGAATCCATGGATTCCTGTCCTTTACCAATCCGGCTAGATTCTTCACAACGTAGCGTGCCATATTAGGATCGAGGAACTTTATTATCCTTGCGATGACCCAAAGTGCATCTGCCCTTCTTATGTATTCCTTCGAGGATAGCATTTCCACTACCTTCTTGAGAATTCCCTCGTTTTCCTTAGCTAACGTTGCCACGACCTCGTGTTTTTCCATCTCGAAAAGCTTCTCAATATCAACGTTCTCCTCGTAGGGAACTTCAGTTGATTTGTCTATTTCCGGTACCTCCTCTTTAATTTCGCTCATTGTCTTAGGGGTCAGCTTGTCTCTTTTCTTTGAGAAGATTATTTCCAGAGAAGATATTGCTTTCTTCTTCAGCTCGGCATCTTGCTCAGTTTTTATGAACTCTCTTATTTCCCTTGTTATATCCTCAATTACTTCAACGTTATCGCTCCTACTAGCTATCTCAGTTAGGGCACTCAGGGCTGCGCCCTTAACTTCTCTGTCCTTTCCTTCCTTTATCAAGGAAACTAGGAATTCAACTATCCTCTTTATGAAGCTCGTTATTTTAGCTCCTAAGATTCCGAGTTCTTCAGCTGCATACTCTCTCAGTATTCCTCTTCTAGAAGTTATTATTCCTGACAGTGTGTTGATTACCTTATCGTATCCTTGGTTTGACAGTTGAACGTTATCTAGGATCGTCCTCAAACATTTCAAGCTATTGAGCGCTATCTTGTCATTAGAGCTTTTTGAGAGCCTTATTATTGTGTCTAGGAGCTCTTCAGTCTGTTCGCTATCTAGTTTCCCATCTTTTATGAGTCTTTCTATTACAAAGAGTGTGTTTCCGACCACTGTCTCGTTTTTATCTGTGAGGAGCTTTTTCAGTATCTCAACTTTATCCTTGGCAATATCCAATGATTCAAGGACCTCCCTAACTTTCCATTTTCTTAAATCGTCCCTTATCTGCTCTACATTGACTATTGAAAACCCCTCAACCATTAAATTACACCTCAATGATTTAGAATTTGCATCGGCCAATTATAAATAATTTATTTCGAAAATCGAACTACTTAATGGGCAACTCAGTAGTCTCTTTATGTGTCTTAAGAACTATCATAGTGTGAGTTCCCTCAACCCCTGGAATACTTCCAATGACATCTAGGAAACTGTTAAGCTCTTCACTATTTTTAGTTCGGATCTTAACTACCATATCATAGTCTCCTGTCGTCTCATAAACCTCCATTATTTCTTCGTATTTAACTAAATTCGAAGCAACCTCAGCATATTTTCCTGCCTTAACTTTGATCAGGATGAATGCAAGCATTGAGTAGCCAAGTGCTTCAGGATTCACAATTGCAGTAAACTTTCTAATAACACCACTCTCCCTCAATTTCTTTATCCTTTCGTGAATAGTAGACTCTGCGAGCCCAGTTATTTTTGAAATTTCCCTAAGTGGTGCCTTTCCATCTTTTTGAAGAATTTTTATTATTCTCCTATCTATCTCGTCTAATGATACCCTCACCTTGCTTCCCCTCAAAAAATTTTTCAAGGAGTTGAATATAAACTTGATGGCTGGTCACAATCTAAGCCCTACAGATACGGAAAGAGTTATAAACTAACTTCCAATTATGTGTGTGAAACAAACGGGGGGAGGAGAAATGGCCGAGAGACCTCTTGATGTTATCCACAGGTCACTTGATAAAGATGTGCTCGTGATTCTCAAGAAGGGATTCGAATTCAGGGGCAGGCTCATTGGATATGACATTCACCTGAATGTCGTTCTCGCTGACGCTGAAATGATCCAGGATGGGGAAGTTGTGAAGA belongs to Pyrococcus abyssi GE5 and includes:
- a CDS encoding nascent polypeptide-associated complex protein is translated as MMPMNPKQLKKLMKQLDMKQLDGVKEVIIKLENKEIVIKEPVVTVIRAMGEKMYQIAGGTEEERVVLKISEEDIKLVMEQAGVDYETAKKALEEAGGDLAEAILRLTDQ
- a CDS encoding HEAT repeat domain-containing protein; amino-acid sequence: MVEGFSIVNVEQIRDDLRKWKVREVLESLDIAKDKVEILKKLLTDKNETVVGNTLFVIERLIKDGKLDSEQTEELLDTIIRLSKSSNDKIALNSLKCLRTILDNVQLSNQGYDKVINTLSGIITSRRGILREYAAEELGILGAKITSFIKRIVEFLVSLIKEGKDREVKGAALSALTEIASRSDNVEVIEDITREIREFIKTEQDAELKKKAISSLEIIFSKKRDKLTPKTMSEIKEEVPEIDKSTEVPYEENVDIEKLFEMEKHEVVATLAKENEGILKKVVEMLSSKEYIRRADALWVIARIIKFLDPNMARYVVKNLAGLVKDRNPWIRNTAIKAIAEAYVLYPEVRMDVIPLLDALLRSNNKEDVELALNIIKEILSYSHDEELFRATLILTIKKLDDKSIRPVILGFYALVADNFLNVDTELIRVLIGKLNEIYKDLTQDEKKIASSLIDLLTTILKGRERR
- a CDS encoding Lrp/AsnC family transcriptional regulator, with protein sequence MRVSLDEIDRRIIKILQKDGKAPLREISKITGLAESTIHERIKKLRESGVIRKFTAIVNPEALGYSMLAFILIKVKAGKYAEVASNLVKYEEIMEVYETTGDYDMVVKIRTKNSEELNSFLDVIGSIPGVEGTHTMIVLKTHKETTELPIK
- a CDS encoding LSm family protein; translation: MAERPLDVIHRSLDKDVLVILKKGFEFRGRLIGYDIHLNVVLADAEMIQDGEVVKRYGKIVIRGDNVLAISPTEE